A window of the Mucilaginibacter sp. cycad4 genome harbors these coding sequences:
- a CDS encoding acetyl-CoA C-acyltransferase, giving the protein MKEVVIVAATRTPIGSFGGSLAAISATQLGAAVIKSAVEKAGLRPDQVQEAYMGNVMSANVGQAPATQAAIFAGLPYLPATTVNKVCASGMKAIMLAAQSIAIGQNDIVVAGGMESMSNVPYYLDKARNGYRLGNGQIIDGLVKDGLWDVYNDYHMGSAAELCATDCNISREEQDAYAILSYQRAQKAQADGKFKDEITPVGLKDKKGDITMFAEDEEPQTVKFDKIPSLKPVFKKDGTVTAANASTLNDGAAAVVLMSREKADELGITPLAKVVSYADAQQAPEWFTTAPSKAIPLALHRAGLQNSDIDFFEINEAFSVVSIANNQLLNLDPEKVNVNGGAVSLGHPLGASGTRIIVTLLHVLKQNNGKYGAAGICNGGGGASAMVIENLR; this is encoded by the coding sequence ATGAAAGAAGTAGTAATAGTAGCTGCCACACGCACACCTATAGGTAGTTTTGGAGGCAGCTTAGCAGCCATCAGCGCCACGCAGCTGGGCGCGGCAGTCATCAAATCAGCAGTAGAGAAAGCAGGCTTACGGCCCGACCAGGTACAGGAAGCTTACATGGGCAATGTGATGTCGGCCAATGTTGGGCAGGCACCGGCAACCCAGGCCGCTATATTTGCAGGGCTCCCCTATCTGCCTGCAACTACTGTTAATAAAGTTTGCGCATCGGGTATGAAAGCCATTATGCTGGCTGCCCAAAGTATAGCAATAGGCCAAAATGACATTGTAGTTGCCGGCGGCATGGAAAGCATGAGCAATGTGCCTTACTACCTGGATAAAGCCCGCAACGGTTACCGTTTAGGTAACGGGCAAATTATCGACGGCCTGGTGAAAGATGGCCTTTGGGATGTTTATAATGACTACCACATGGGTTCAGCAGCCGAGCTTTGCGCTACCGACTGCAACATCAGCCGTGAAGAGCAGGACGCCTACGCCATACTATCATACCAACGTGCCCAAAAAGCACAGGCGGACGGCAAATTTAAAGATGAAATAACCCCCGTTGGCCTTAAAGACAAAAAAGGCGATATCACGATGTTTGCCGAAGATGAGGAGCCTCAAACGGTAAAGTTTGATAAGATCCCGTCGCTGAAACCGGTATTTAAAAAAGATGGTACCGTTACGGCCGCCAACGCTTCAACACTGAATGATGGCGCGGCAGCCGTAGTGCTCATGAGCCGCGAAAAAGCGGATGAACTCGGTATAACCCCGTTGGCTAAGGTGGTTTCCTACGCCGATGCACAGCAGGCGCCCGAATGGTTTACTACCGCACCGTCAAAAGCCATCCCGCTGGCATTGCACAGGGCGGGCCTTCAAAATTCGGATATCGACTTCTTCGAGATCAATGAAGCTTTCTCTGTAGTATCAATAGCCAACAACCAATTATTAAATCTCGATCCGGAAAAAGTGAACGTTAACGGCGGTGCTGTTTCATTAGGTCACCCTCTCGGCGCTTCGGGCACACGAATCATTGTTACCCTTTTACACGTATTAAAGCAAAACAACGGCAAATACGGCGCTGCCGGCATCTGCAATGGCGGCGGCGGGGCCAGCGCAATGGTTATTGAAAATTTACGTTAA
- a CDS encoding transposase has protein sequence MTRSSVRVVRYSISFKQKVVREIEEEGLSVTEASRRYGIGGAETVSRWLGALGKQYLQNKVIRVETKAEKDRLLELEQEVKKLKLALADAYLARDCAEEVVKQAGKLYGEDLKKKFGGQVSERSGQNTD, from the coding sequence ATGACAAGAAGTAGCGTAAGAGTAGTTCGGTACAGTATTAGCTTTAAACAAAAAGTAGTCAGGGAGATAGAAGAAGAAGGTCTGAGCGTGACAGAAGCAAGCCGTCGCTACGGGATCGGTGGAGCAGAGACAGTAAGCAGATGGCTTGGTGCATTAGGTAAACAATATTTACAAAACAAGGTAATCAGAGTGGAAACGAAAGCAGAGAAGGATCGGTTATTAGAATTAGAACAGGAAGTTAAAAAGTTAAAGCTGGCTTTGGCAGATGCTTACCTGGCGCGGGATTGCGCAGAAGAGGTAGTCAAGCAGGCAGGCAAACTATACGGGGAGGATTTAAAAAAAAAGTTTGGCGGTCAAGTATCGGAGCGCTCCGGTCAAAATACAGATTAA
- a CDS encoding IS3 family transposase, translating to MRRRGSQAGRQTIRGGFKKKVWRSSIGALRSKYRLNELCRYFEVSRSGYYKAVSAADRKALNETVILSLVHEVRRNHPRLGGKKLYFLLKKDITKAGIRMGRDMFFELLGRHKLLVKRRRKYVSTTDSYHRFRVYRNLMKDRQLTSAHQCWVSDITYIRTSKDFVYLFLITDAFSRKVVGWHLSDSLRIAGAIRSLQMAIRQRQFTDSLIHHSDRGIQYCSNDYTKLLKKAKIGISMTEENHCYENAMAERVNGILKQEYGLDSTFTSEKDALRAVKEAINSYNMSRPHWSLNLATPQQIHMAA from the coding sequence TTGCGCAGAAGAGGTAGTCAAGCAGGCAGGCAAACTATACGGGGAGGATTTAAAAAAAAAGTTTGGCGGTCAAGTATCGGAGCGCTCCGGTCAAAATACAGATTAAATGAGTTATGCCGCTATTTTGAAGTAAGCCGGAGTGGTTACTATAAAGCGGTATCTGCTGCAGACAGAAAAGCATTAAATGAGACAGTTATCTTATCATTGGTACATGAGGTTCGCAGGAACCATCCGCGTCTGGGAGGCAAGAAGTTATACTTTCTGCTAAAGAAAGATATAACTAAAGCAGGAATACGGATGGGTAGGGATATGTTCTTTGAGTTGTTGGGCCGGCATAAGCTATTGGTAAAAAGACGCCGTAAATATGTTTCTACGACAGATTCTTATCATCGCTTCAGGGTCTACAGGAACCTAATGAAGGATAGACAGCTTACCAGTGCTCATCAGTGTTGGGTATCTGATATTACCTATATTCGTACATCAAAAGACTTTGTATACCTGTTTTTGATCACAGACGCGTTTTCGCGAAAAGTGGTAGGCTGGCATTTGTCAGATAGTCTTAGAATTGCGGGGGCTATCCGTAGCCTTCAAATGGCTATCCGGCAACGACAGTTTACGGATAGCCTGATCCATCATTCAGACCGGGGAATCCAGTATTGCAGCAATGATTATACAAAACTGTTAAAAAAGGCTAAAATCGGTATCAGCATGACAGAAGAGAACCATTGCTACGAAAATGCCATGGCGGAACGGGTGAATGGAATCTTAAAACAAGAATATGGTCTTGATAGTACATTCACTTCCGAAAAGGATGCACTTAGGGCAGTAAAAGAGGCTATAAACTCATATAATATGAGCAGGCCGCATTGGTCCTTAAACCTGGCAACACCGCAGCAGATACACATGGCTGCATAA
- a CDS encoding IS630 family transposase, with the protein MVFEDEASLSNTATVSYMWAEKGKQPKINQKQRKRERKTLFGCIEPETGIVITGKADKGNTVSFFSFLLLVTKMYRDRKVIMVLDNVPYHHAKRLKPILERYRHRIELLYLPAYSPDLNPIERVWWYMRKKITHNRYVHNLEDRINSFDVFMQDFKVENDLGKNLAKLIVNI; encoded by the coding sequence ATCGTATTTGAGGATGAAGCAAGTTTGTCAAACACAGCTACAGTTTCGTATATGTGGGCAGAAAAAGGTAAGCAGCCGAAAATAAATCAAAAACAACGAAAAAGAGAAAGGAAAACTTTGTTCGGTTGTATTGAACCTGAAACCGGGATTGTAATCACCGGTAAAGCCGACAAAGGCAATACTGTCAGCTTTTTTAGTTTCCTGCTATTGGTAACGAAAATGTACCGGGACCGTAAGGTGATAATGGTTCTGGATAATGTGCCCTATCATCACGCCAAAAGACTGAAACCGATATTGGAGCGATACAGGCACAGGATAGAATTACTATACCTTCCAGCGTATTCTCCCGACCTGAATCCCATTGAGCGGGTTTGGTGGTATATGAGAAAGAAGATTACTCATAATCGGTATGTTCACAATCTGGAAGACCGGATCAATAGCTTTGACGTCTTTATGCAGGATTTCAAAGTTGAAAATGATCTCGGAAAGAATTTAGCTAAATTAATTGTAAATATTTAA
- a CDS encoding helix-turn-helix domain-containing protein, producing the protein MSKVALKIEHYTSEELRSLLRKDEKYQQAIRLYACYQVSLGKRPQELESIYETSFKSICNWVNRLNEGGIEALIDKVKPGRNNRLTNDELQSIKAVLLNKQPDDYGFNSATWTGPLLIELIRKEYQVEYKKAQIYNILKKLGLTFQKGKGLYPEAQDREEKVNALKKTPGGSAS; encoded by the coding sequence ATGAGCAAAGTAGCATTAAAAATAGAACATTATACTTCAGAAGAGTTACGATCCCTATTGAGGAAAGACGAGAAGTATCAACAGGCGATAAGATTATACGCCTGTTACCAGGTTTCTTTAGGTAAGCGGCCACAGGAGTTGGAATCGATTTACGAAACGTCTTTTAAGTCGATTTGCAATTGGGTAAACCGTTTAAATGAAGGCGGGATAGAGGCATTAATAGATAAGGTAAAACCGGGAAGAAATAACCGGCTTACGAATGATGAGCTACAATCGATAAAAGCTGTATTGTTAAATAAGCAGCCCGATGATTATGGATTTAACAGCGCCACCTGGACAGGGCCGTTATTGATTGAACTGATCAGGAAGGAATATCAGGTTGAATATAAAAAAGCGCAGATATACAATATATTAAAGAAGTTAGGTTTGACATTTCAAAAGGGTAAAGGCCTGTATCCCGAAGCACAGGACAGGGAAGAAAAGGTAAATGCTTTAAAAAAAACTCCGGGGGGTTCGGCAAGCTGA
- a CDS encoding Arc family DNA binding domain-containing protein — MAEKKAFVLRINPDMLKEIESWAAEEFRSTNGQIEYLMQQALLVRKKGVKKKKEDSD; from the coding sequence ATGGCCGAAAAGAAAGCATTTGTATTACGCATTAACCCCGACATGCTGAAGGAGATTGAGAGTTGGGCTGCCGAAGAATTCAGGAGCACCAATGGCCAGATCGAATACCTCATGCAACAGGCCCTGCTTGTGCGTAAAAAGGGCGTGAAGAAGAAAAAGGAAGATAGTGATTAG
- a CDS encoding SPFH domain-containing protein, with translation MNPEKTINPPSGFAVLIVFLALLVIAALCFWAGEEPIGAILAILGFVFLLPGLVVVNPNESKVLTLFGKYLGTVKKDGFFWVNPFTVKRKVSLRAFNLNGQQLKVNDSIGNPIEIAAVIVWQIKDTAAAVFAVENYIQYVNIQSEAAVRHLANSFPYDNLEDETAAITLRGGAEQVSSMLEKELNERLDRAGIEVLEARISHLAYAPEIAHSMLQVQQASAIIAARKLIVEGAVGMVEMALNKLSEKNIVELDEERKAAMVSNLLVVLCGDKAVNPVVNTGTLYH, from the coding sequence ATGAATCCTGAAAAAACCATCAACCCGCCATCCGGCTTTGCCGTGCTTATTGTATTCCTGGCATTATTGGTAATAGCTGCCCTGTGCTTTTGGGCAGGCGAAGAGCCTATAGGCGCTATATTAGCCATTCTTGGCTTCGTTTTTCTGCTCCCGGGACTTGTTGTCGTTAATCCTAACGAATCAAAAGTGCTTACGCTTTTCGGCAAGTACCTGGGTACCGTAAAAAAAGACGGCTTTTTTTGGGTGAACCCTTTCACCGTAAAAAGAAAAGTATCGCTAAGGGCCTTTAACCTTAACGGGCAGCAACTGAAAGTAAACGATAGTATTGGTAACCCTATTGAAATTGCAGCGGTTATAGTATGGCAGATCAAAGACACCGCCGCTGCCGTGTTCGCAGTTGAAAATTATATTCAATATGTAAATATCCAGAGCGAGGCTGCTGTAAGGCACCTGGCCAACTCTTTCCCTTATGATAACCTGGAGGATGAGACTGCAGCCATTACCCTGCGTGGCGGCGCCGAACAGGTGAGCAGCATGCTGGAGAAGGAATTGAACGAAAGGCTTGACCGTGCCGGCATTGAGGTATTGGAAGCCCGCATCTCGCATTTGGCCTACGCACCTGAAATTGCACATTCCATGTTGCAGGTACAGCAGGCATCGGCCATTATAGCTGCCCGTAAACTTATTGTTGAAGGTGCGGTTGGCATGGTTGAAATGGCACTAAATAAGCTTTCAGAAAAGAACATTGTTGAACTTGATGAAGAACGCAAGGCGGCCATGGTAAGCAATCTGCTGGTTGTACTTTGCGGTGATAAAGCCGTTAACCCTGTTGTTAACACCGGTACTTTATACCATTAA
- a CDS encoding HDIG domain-containing metalloprotein yields MAKLSTSRQKALLRKYARNVKFLMMLISIVLIVYFLPKQAKFSYEHEKGRIWNQKDLVSPYNFAILKTPQEIIADQKSALESITPIYQLDAGMQNQQIEGFKADLEIKWHNAGINDKLKSKYIAVGTDLLTEIYQTGVFKPNAKYQQSSENYPIRILDKNVATDKNTSELFTKEKAQAYCDKVLSKHTDLDKAFLLDLISNRLQNNLAYDNNLTSRLEKEVVEGLSVTRGMVQKGEVIVYKGSVVNDDVYQKLESFKKAFEDNARVNGNRNLVLLGQFFLVAIAISLLMIFLYLFRKDIYADNRLVSLILLVITTMLATLSLAIKLQFPTNLYYIPYCIVPIIIRILFDTRLALNIHLLVVLIAGFFVPNSFEFAYYEITAGMVSIYSIKNLVRREQFLISAVIIIFTYFVAFLGITFIREGDFLNIDWMDFLPFVVSVLLTLLAYPLIYLFEKVFAITSEITLIELTNTNAPLLRELAFNAPGTFQHSLQVANLAENAIYAVGGNALLVRAGALYHDIGKMENPLFFIENQSSGFNPHDKLPYEESAQIIIRHVSRGIEMARKANLPEVVIDFIRTHHGNTRVDYFYQSSLKNFPEKFINENIFRYPGPIPFTKEGAVLMLADSVEAASRSLKEPDEESISVLVDRIVKYKLDQNQLKDSNITLKDIETIKAIFKRMLMSIYHVRIDY; encoded by the coding sequence ATGGCAAAACTATCCACTTCGCGCCAAAAGGCTTTACTGCGCAAATACGCCCGTAATGTTAAGTTTTTGATGATGCTGATCAGTATCGTGCTTATTGTTTACTTTTTACCAAAGCAGGCAAAATTTAGCTACGAGCACGAAAAAGGCAGGATCTGGAACCAGAAAGACCTGGTATCGCCCTATAATTTCGCTATATTAAAAACACCGCAGGAAATCATTGCCGACCAGAAATCGGCACTGGAAAGCATAACGCCAATTTACCAGCTGGATGCAGGGATGCAAAACCAGCAGATTGAAGGCTTTAAAGCCGACCTGGAAATTAAATGGCACAATGCCGGTATTAACGATAAACTTAAGTCGAAATATATTGCTGTCGGTACCGATTTATTGACAGAAATTTACCAAACAGGGGTTTTTAAGCCCAATGCCAAATATCAGCAAAGCTCAGAAAATTATCCCATCCGGATCCTGGATAAAAATGTTGCCACTGACAAAAACACCAGCGAACTGTTTACCAAAGAAAAAGCGCAGGCTTATTGTGATAAGGTACTGAGTAAACATACAGATTTAGATAAAGCCTTCCTGCTCGATCTGATCAGCAATCGCCTCCAAAATAACCTTGCCTATGATAATAACCTAACCTCCAGGCTGGAGAAGGAAGTTGTCGAAGGCCTTTCAGTAACACGCGGGATGGTGCAAAAAGGGGAGGTGATAGTTTACAAAGGCTCGGTAGTTAATGATGATGTTTATCAAAAACTGGAATCATTTAAAAAAGCCTTTGAGGATAATGCACGTGTTAACGGTAACCGGAACCTGGTACTGCTGGGGCAGTTTTTCCTGGTGGCTATAGCTATATCGCTGCTCATGATTTTTCTATATCTTTTCCGTAAGGATATTTACGCCGATAACAGGTTGGTGAGCTTAATATTACTGGTAATTACTACCATGCTGGCCACCTTATCGCTGGCTATAAAACTGCAGTTTCCTACCAACTTGTACTATATACCATACTGTATAGTACCTATCATCATCCGTATATTGTTTGATACCCGTTTGGCGCTTAATATCCATTTGCTGGTAGTGCTGATAGCCGGCTTTTTTGTGCCCAACAGCTTTGAGTTTGCCTACTATGAGATTACGGCGGGCATGGTATCCATCTACAGTATTAAAAACCTGGTGCGCCGTGAGCAATTCCTGATCTCTGCGGTGATCATCATTTTTACCTACTTCGTGGCATTTTTGGGGATTACCTTTATCCGCGAGGGCGATTTCCTGAATATCGACTGGATGGACTTTTTGCCTTTTGTAGTTAGCGTGCTGCTTACCCTGCTGGCTTACCCGCTTATTTACCTCTTTGAGAAGGTATTTGCCATCACATCCGAAATTACGCTCATCGAGCTTACCAATACCAATGCACCATTGCTGCGCGAACTGGCTTTTAACGCCCCCGGCACCTTTCAGCATTCGCTGCAGGTAGCTAACCTGGCCGAAAATGCTATTTATGCAGTTGGCGGTAATGCCCTGCTGGTTAGGGCAGGGGCGCTTTATCATGATATAGGTAAAATGGAAAACCCTTTGTTCTTTATCGAGAACCAAAGCTCGGGCTTTAATCCGCATGATAAACTGCCTTATGAAGAAAGTGCCCAGATCATTATCCGCCATGTGAGCAGGGGTATTGAAATGGCGCGCAAGGCCAACCTGCCCGAGGTAGTGATAGATTTCATCCGCACCCATCACGGTAATACCCGGGTGGATTATTTTTACCAGTCGTCATTGAAAAATTTCCCTGAAAAATTCATCAACGAGAATATTTTTCGCTATCCCGGCCCTATTCCTTTCACCAAAGAAGGTGCCGTTTTGATGCTTGCCGACTCGGTTGAGGCCGCTTCGCGCTCATTGAAAGAACCCGACGAAGAATCCATCAGTGTACTGGTTGATCGTATTGTAAAATACAAGCTTGATCAAAACCAGTTGAAAGACAGTAATATAACTTTGAAAGATATAGAAACAATCAAAGCTATTTTTAAGCGGATGCTGATGAGTATTTATCATGTTAGGATAGATTATTAA
- a CDS encoding NADP-dependent oxidoreductase encodes MRAFIVKRYGKKEKLHLTELPNPDVKENDVLVQIHSAGVNLLDSLIKNGDFKLFLHYKPPFVNGHDVAGVVTKIGSKVSKFKVGDEVYSRVGDYRTGTFAEYISIDEADLALKPKNLTMDEASSIPLVGLTAWQALVEIGHVKKGQKVFIQAGSGGVGVFAIQLAKHLGAYVATTTSTMNVDWVKKLGADLVIDYKNQDFETKLKDYNLVIHSNHDTKILEKSLRVLKPGGQLISLVGPPTIEFASQIGLPWYLKLVTGLLSAGVKKKAKKLNVRFLFLFMKAEGSQLGEITSLIEAGVIIPMVDKVFSFEQTNEALAYVETGRTKGKVVIKIK; translated from the coding sequence ATGCGGGCATTCATAGTAAAGCGCTACGGCAAAAAAGAAAAACTACATCTGACTGAATTACCAAATCCGGATGTAAAGGAAAATGATGTATTGGTGCAAATACATTCAGCAGGGGTCAATTTGCTGGATTCACTCATTAAAAATGGCGATTTCAAATTGTTTTTACACTACAAGCCACCATTTGTAAATGGACACGACGTGGCTGGTGTTGTAACTAAAATTGGTTCAAAAGTCAGCAAATTCAAAGTTGGCGATGAAGTGTATTCAAGGGTGGGCGACTACAGAACAGGCACTTTTGCTGAATACATTTCTATCGATGAAGCCGATTTAGCTTTAAAACCTAAAAACCTTACCATGGACGAGGCCAGTTCAATTCCGTTGGTCGGCTTAACCGCCTGGCAGGCACTTGTTGAAATAGGACATGTAAAAAAAGGCCAAAAAGTTTTCATTCAGGCAGGTTCGGGCGGTGTCGGTGTATTCGCCATTCAGTTGGCAAAACATTTAGGAGCTTACGTTGCCACAACAACAAGCACTATGAATGTTGATTGGGTAAAAAAACTTGGTGCTGACCTCGTAATAGATTACAAAAACCAGGATTTCGAAACCAAACTTAAAGATTACAATCTGGTCATACACAGTAATCACGACACAAAAATACTTGAGAAATCACTCCGCGTTTTAAAACCCGGCGGGCAGCTAATTTCATTAGTCGGGCCTCCAACTATCGAGTTTGCCAGCCAAATTGGTTTGCCCTGGTACTTAAAATTAGTAACAGGGCTTTTGAGTGCCGGCGTAAAGAAAAAAGCAAAAAAATTAAATGTCAGGTTTCTATTCTTATTTATGAAAGCGGAAGGAAGTCAACTGGGAGAAATCACATCATTGATAGAAGCAGGTGTTATTATACCTATGGTTGACAAAGTATTTTCATTTGAACAAACAAATGAAGCACTGGCTTATGTTGAAACAGGCCGTACTAAAGGAAAAGTGGTAATAAAAATTAAATGA
- a CDS encoding SDR family NAD(P)-dependent oxidoreductase: MQLKGKTVLVTGASSGIGLLVANKLHENGYEVIGTSRDPKKHQAKLPFKLLPLDLNDDHSIASFGKQLFSEINTLDVLINNAGYLVNGLAEETPIELGKLQFETNFWGTIKLTNELLPYFRKQRHGKIITLGSLLGLVGLPYVSYYTASKHALEGYFKLLRFELNQFNIKVVMVEPISFKTNIGESATVAAGTIKDYDLFRQKVTAYTQKSFDNAPEPTLVINTLLQTVKETNPKFSYPVGKGSSIVLLLQHFAYKVFEKSILKSVNASK, from the coding sequence ATGCAATTAAAAGGAAAAACAGTATTAGTCACAGGTGCCTCATCCGGCATTGGGCTGCTTGTCGCCAACAAGCTACACGAAAATGGTTACGAAGTAATAGGCACAAGCCGGGATCCAAAAAAACATCAGGCAAAATTGCCATTTAAGTTACTGCCGTTGGATCTGAATGATGATCATTCCATTGCGTCATTCGGCAAGCAGTTGTTCAGTGAGATCAATACTTTAGATGTGCTGATCAACAATGCAGGTTACTTAGTAAACGGACTTGCCGAGGAAACCCCGATTGAGTTGGGTAAACTGCAGTTTGAGACCAACTTTTGGGGAACGATCAAATTAACTAACGAGTTGCTTCCCTACTTCAGGAAGCAGAGACATGGAAAAATAATCACACTTGGCTCCCTGCTGGGTTTAGTCGGTCTTCCATATGTGTCTTATTACACGGCATCTAAACATGCCCTTGAAGGTTATTTTAAATTGCTTCGGTTTGAATTGAACCAGTTTAATATCAAGGTGGTTATGGTTGAACCGATCAGTTTCAAAACCAATATCGGTGAAAGCGCAACTGTTGCAGCAGGAACCATCAAAGACTATGATTTGTTCCGGCAAAAAGTCACCGCGTATACCCAAAAGTCATTTGATAATGCCCCTGAACCTACGCTTGTCATCAATACTTTACTGCAAACAGTGAAAGAAACCAACCCGAAATTCAGCTACCCTGTCGGAAAAGGATCATCAATCGTGCTCCTGCTCCAACATTTCGCCTATAAGGTTTTTGAAAAATCCATTCTGAAATCGGTTAACGCTTCAAAATAG
- a CDS encoding TetR/AcrR family transcriptional regulator, with the protein MLTKAERTKQFILETAAPIFNQKGVSGANIDDVLAATKLTKGCLYGHFEGKEDLALQVVDFMLNNNGEKMLSTISKGKTAKAKVFAYLDFYKDPLNTYLKGGCPVLNMAVESDDNFPAIKEKISGIIRHGQELFVTILSQGIADGEFSDQLDPAVYAFKVVAAVEGAVVMCRAMNTAKPMAGLLRSLKDELESYVI; encoded by the coding sequence AACAAAACAATTTATCCTGGAAACAGCCGCCCCAATTTTTAATCAGAAAGGGGTATCGGGCGCTAACATAGACGATGTGCTTGCTGCCACAAAATTGACGAAAGGATGCCTTTACGGTCATTTTGAAGGTAAGGAAGACCTTGCTTTACAGGTTGTTGATTTCATGCTGAATAACAACGGCGAAAAAATGTTATCTACCATCAGTAAGGGTAAAACTGCTAAGGCTAAAGTATTTGCTTATCTTGATTTCTATAAAGATCCCTTGAATACTTACCTTAAAGGCGGATGCCCTGTATTAAATATGGCTGTGGAATCTGATGATAACTTTCCGGCTATTAAAGAAAAGATATCGGGAATCATTAGACATGGGCAAGAATTGTTTGTCACTATTTTAAGTCAAGGTATTGCAGACGGCGAATTTTCGGACCAGCTTGATCCGGCTGTTTATGCCTTCAAAGTGGTGGCCGCGGTTGAAGGAGCCGTTGTAATGTGCAGGGCGATGAATACGGCGAAACCAATGGCTGGCTTGCTCAGGAGCCTGAAAGATGAGTTGGAAAGTTATGTGATATAA